A window of the Deinococcus gobiensis I-0 genome harbors these coding sequences:
- a CDS encoding vWA domain-containing protein, with protein sequence MARITRYSKFEGELDQLDSSELMQMIQEALLGQGMNDPYDPDPNARPSMDDLFDAILEALAERGMIPEEQLLEAMQADDVRETALGQQIERLMDKLQQDGFIRKEFGDEDGQGGAGQGGEATFQLTDKSIDFLGYKSLRDLMGGLGRSSAGAHDTREYASGIEMTGELKNYEFGDTMNLDTTATLGNVISKGFDQLEESDLVIRQAEYNSSAATVVLLDCSHSMILYGEDRFTPAKQVALALAHLIRTQYPGDTVKFVLFHDSAEEVPVGKLAQAQIGPYHTNTAGGLRLAQQLLKRENKDMKQIVMITDGKPSALTLPDGRIYKNAYGLDPYVLGATLREVANCRRSGIQINTFMLARDPELVGFVRRVSEMTRGKAYFTTPQNIGQYVLQDFMTNKTKLVN encoded by the coding sequence ATGGCGCGGATCACGCGGTACAGCAAGTTCGAGGGCGAGCTCGACCAGCTCGATTCCTCGGAACTCATGCAGATGATTCAGGAGGCGCTGCTGGGTCAGGGCATGAACGACCCCTACGACCCCGACCCCAACGCGCGCCCCAGCATGGACGACCTGTTCGACGCCATTCTGGAGGCGCTGGCCGAACGCGGCATGATCCCCGAAGAGCAGCTGCTCGAGGCGATGCAGGCCGACGACGTGCGCGAGACGGCGCTCGGGCAGCAGATCGAGCGCCTGATGGACAAGCTCCAGCAGGACGGCTTCATCCGCAAGGAGTTCGGCGACGAGGACGGCCAGGGCGGCGCGGGGCAGGGCGGCGAGGCCACCTTTCAGCTCACCGACAAGAGCATCGATTTCCTGGGCTACAAGAGCCTGCGCGACCTGATGGGCGGCCTGGGCCGCAGCAGCGCGGGCGCGCACGACACCCGCGAGTACGCTTCGGGCATCGAGATGACCGGCGAACTCAAGAACTACGAATTCGGCGACACCATGAACCTCGACACGACCGCCACGCTGGGCAACGTGATCTCCAAGGGCTTCGACCAGCTCGAGGAGTCCGACCTCGTGATCCGGCAGGCCGAGTACAACTCCTCGGCGGCGACGGTCGTGCTGCTCGACTGCTCGCACTCGATGATCCTGTACGGCGAGGACCGTTTTACCCCCGCCAAGCAGGTGGCGCTGGCCCTGGCCCACCTCATCCGCACGCAATACCCCGGCGACACGGTGAAGTTCGTGCTGTTCCACGACTCAGCCGAGGAAGTGCCGGTGGGCAAGCTGGCGCAGGCGCAGATCGGGCCGTACCACACCAACACGGCCGGTGGCCTGCGGCTCGCGCAGCAGCTCCTGAAGCGCGAGAACAAGGACATGAAGCAGATCGTGATGATCACCGACGGCAAGCCCTCGGCCCTCACGCTGCCCGACGGCCGCATCTACAAGAACGCCTACGGCCTGGACCCCTACGTGCTGGGGGCCACCCTGCGCGAGGTCGCCAACTGCCGGCGCAGCGGCATCCAGATCAACACGTTCATGCTGGCGCGCGACCCGGAACTCGTGGGGTTCGTGCGCCGGGTCAGCGAGATGACGCGGGGCAAGGCCTACTTCACGACCCCGCAGAACATCGGGCAGTACGTGTTGCAGGACTTCATGACCAACAAGACCAAACTGGTGAACTGA
- a CDS encoding metallophosphoesterase, giving the protein MSRQVVVLPDLHGRADLLAAAVARYPEAHFLSLGDAIDRGRQNMETVAGLLRLRAEGRATLLMGNHERMAQEGPHWYREYLGTHDLGAYRRAMEGFQSWMRAGGDTVRQELGGLTLEQFPALLDEYLADLGRVVYVTGDGQIHSEAPPADVPSVLVAHAAPPVAHEQHRNPLSAALWLRPFEGPFPLPPGVVYSLHGHTPVRTPTRLNRHLYVDLGAYETGRLALVEIGNPRNLPEITVLCGRGSPELAQRYPRFGEPVPVHPVELVPSAAAPAPVPPRLGRP; this is encoded by the coding sequence ATGAGCCGCCAGGTCGTGGTGCTCCCGGACCTGCACGGGCGGGCCGACCTGCTCGCGGCGGCGGTGGCGCGTTACCCCGAGGCGCACTTCCTGTCGCTGGGCGACGCCATCGACCGGGGACGGCAGAACATGGAGACGGTCGCGGGGCTGCTGCGCCTGCGGGCCGAGGGCCGCGCCACCCTGCTCATGGGCAACCACGAGCGCATGGCCCAGGAAGGCCCCCACTGGTACCGCGAGTACCTGGGCACCCATGACCTGGGGGCCTACCGCCGCGCGATGGAGGGCTTCCAGAGCTGGATGCGTGCGGGCGGCGACACGGTGCGCCAGGAACTCGGCGGACTGACGCTGGAACAGTTCCCGGCCCTGCTGGACGAGTACCTCGCCGACCTGGGGCGCGTGGTGTACGTGACCGGTGACGGCCAGATCCACAGCGAGGCCCCGCCCGCCGACGTGCCCAGCGTGCTGGTCGCCCACGCCGCGCCGCCGGTCGCGCACGAGCAGCACCGCAACCCGCTGTCGGCGGCGCTGTGGCTGCGGCCCTTCGAGGGGCCCTTTCCCCTGCCCCCCGGCGTGGTCTACAGCCTGCACGGCCATACCCCGGTGCGCACCCCCACCCGCCTGAACCGCCACCTGTACGTGGACCTGGGCGCCTACGAGACCGGCCGCCTCGCCCTGGTCGAGATCGGCAACCCGCGCAACCTCCCCGAGATCACCGTGCTGTGCGGGCGCGGCAGCCCCGAACTCGCGCAGCGCTACCCCCGCTTCGGCGAGCCGGTGCCGGTGCATCCGGTCGAACTGGTGCCCTCGGCGGCGGCCCCGGCCCCGGTGCCCCCCCGGCTCGGGCGGCCATAG
- the mscL gene encoding large conductance mechanosensitive channel protein MscL — protein sequence MLSGFRDFVVRGNVVDLAVGVVIGASFGSVVTAFTNAFLTPLIKLATGGRGEVAGRFTVEGVVFDWGSFVTALIAFLLTALVVYVFVVRPMNLINERFRKPAPAPAVPEPTAEEKLLAEIRDELRRRPAGPL from the coding sequence ATGCTCAGTGGATTCCGGGATTTCGTCGTGCGTGGAAACGTCGTGGACCTGGCCGTCGGTGTGGTGATCGGGGCCTCGTTCGGGAGCGTCGTCACGGCCTTCACCAACGCCTTCCTGACCCCACTCATCAAGCTGGCGACCGGAGGCCGGGGCGAGGTCGCGGGCCGTTTCACGGTCGAGGGCGTGGTGTTCGACTGGGGCAGCTTCGTCACGGCCCTGATCGCCTTTCTGCTGACGGCCCTGGTCGTGTACGTGTTCGTGGTGCGCCCCATGAACCTGATCAACGAGCGGTTCAGGAAACCGGCCCCGGCCCCCGCCGTCCCCGAGCCGACTGCCGAAGAAAAACTGCTCGCCGAAATCCGCGACGAACTGCGCCGCCGCCCCGCCGGCCCCCTCTGA
- a CDS encoding polyphosphate kinase 2 family protein, translating into MKLSDYRVRGKRARLADWDTREDGGLSKEEAQPLLAELQEELASWQERLYAEGKQSLLVVLQARDAGGKDGTVKKVIGAFNPNGVRVSNFKVPTPEEKAHDFLWRVHAQVPRAGMIGVFNRSHYEDVLVPLVHGEMDEEAAEERLKDIRHFEALLGRGGTRVVKFYLHVSPDEQKERLQARLDDPSKHWKFNPGDLAERALWDGYTDAYEACLATSTDAAPWYVVPADRKWFRDLLVSRVLLHTLKDMDPQYPAVNFDPRAIAIE; encoded by the coding sequence ATGAAACTGAGTGACTACCGGGTCAGGGGCAAGCGCGCGCGGCTCGCGGACTGGGACACCCGTGAGGACGGCGGGCTGAGCAAGGAAGAGGCGCAGCCCCTGCTGGCCGAACTCCAGGAGGAGCTGGCCTCCTGGCAGGAGCGTCTGTACGCCGAGGGCAAACAGTCGCTGCTGGTGGTCTTGCAGGCGCGCGACGCCGGGGGCAAGGACGGCACGGTGAAAAAGGTCATCGGGGCCTTCAACCCGAACGGGGTGCGGGTATCGAACTTCAAGGTCCCCACGCCCGAGGAGAAGGCCCACGATTTCCTGTGGCGTGTGCATGCCCAGGTGCCGCGCGCGGGCATGATCGGCGTGTTCAACCGCAGCCACTACGAGGACGTGCTCGTGCCCCTGGTCCACGGCGAGATGGACGAGGAAGCGGCCGAGGAGCGCCTGAAGGACATCCGGCATTTCGAGGCGCTGCTGGGGCGCGGCGGCACCCGCGTCGTGAAGTTCTACCTGCATGTCAGTCCCGACGAGCAGAAAGAACGTCTCCAGGCGCGGCTCGACGACCCCAGCAAGCACTGGAAGTTCAACCCCGGCGACCTCGCCGAGCGGGCGCTGTGGGACGGCTACACGGACGCCTACGAGGCGTGCCTGGCGACGAGTACCGACGCCGCGCCCTGGTACGTGGTGCCCGCCGACCGCAAGTGGTTCCGCGACCTGCTCGTCAGCCGGGTGCTGCTGCACACCCTCAAGGACATGGACCCGCAGTACCCGGCCGTGAACTTCGATCCCCGCGCCATCGCCATCGAGTAA
- a CDS encoding metallophosphoesterase: MRIPAPPDPARRRVLRGLTRSLLGGGAAVAFLGSAGAAQAYRFGVTRHTRALGGLRAPLTAAFLTDLHYGPYIGVGSVRAWVEATLALRPDLILLGGDQFDRRAHAASADLLAELARLRAPLGTYAVWGNHDYGSFGYDRHSGVRQPDWAERRGRLEAASRRPG, encoded by the coding sequence ATGCGAATTCCGGCTCCCCCCGATCCTGCGCGGCGGCGCGTCCTGCGCGGCCTGACCCGGAGCCTGCTGGGCGGCGGCGCGGCCGTGGCGTTCCTGGGCAGCGCGGGCGCGGCGCAGGCCTACCGGTTCGGGGTCACGCGGCACACCCGCGCCCTGGGGGGGCTGCGCGCCCCGCTGACGGCCGCCTTCCTGACCGACCTGCATTACGGGCCGTATATCGGCGTGGGCAGCGTGCGCGCCTGGGTGGAAGCGACGCTGGCCCTGCGCCCCGACCTGATCCTGCTGGGCGGCGACCAGTTCGACCGCCGGGCGCACGCGGCCTCCGCCGACCTACTGGCCGAGCTGGCGCGGCTGCGCGCTCCGCTGGGCACCTACGCGGTGTGGGGCAACCACGACTACGGCAGTTTCGGGTACGACCGGCATTCCGGCGTCCGGCAGCCCGACTGGGCCGAGCGGCGCGGGCGGCTGGAGGCGGCCTCGCGGCGGCCGGGGTGA
- a CDS encoding DUF5693 family protein, which translates to MFLSLIPALILAFQRVGYEQAQKTAALVMDYPALVAQAKRYGQDPQALLDRYKALGVNGVALYEDVIGSLEQRGAIYIRAGSDLTAENPGLGLKPGSVYMRSLEPGVAEALPAQYTIPTRTVTVKGQQWIEWPTDPRFLPAGPDQSLLARLKSQNLTLVYRPYADDAVKNVGANWPDVPFIAFTGDEVIGARTPELLAQVSERMGKRIPAIIESNPQRGLDDLVAAHGGARMFALNPSWQNRLAPLDVASKYNLAARERGMRLMYLRPYPTINETEDMLRRTSELLRASGVRVTQPQITYFEPSTLLRALSIVGPLAALLLLGLSFPLRRLGLAAAGLSLLVAFGMNKFSPFAGAALVAAVTFPALGMVLRRSRVSDWFVATGLSLMGVLFVSALGATHDSTLGLDPFRGVGLTLVLPLALVAASFLPRQDLRKTAHDLYSTPIRLGDIAVMGLGLAVFALVFLRRGNTTSGASVSDTEADIRRGLQDSIIRPRFKEMAAHPIGLIGLSGVLPGYFSALLVLGGVVGQASILNTFSHFHTPLLISAARAFIGLGVGLVAGLVLIQVIKLALRLWNTYGRPPAQGAEVRA; encoded by the coding sequence ATGTTCCTGTCGCTGATCCCGGCCCTGATCCTGGCCTTTCAGCGGGTGGGCTACGAGCAGGCGCAGAAGACGGCGGCGCTGGTCATGGACTACCCGGCGCTGGTGGCGCAGGCCAAACGCTACGGCCAGGACCCGCAGGCCCTGCTCGACCGCTACAAGGCGCTGGGCGTCAACGGCGTGGCCCTCTACGAGGACGTGATCGGCAGCCTGGAGCAGCGCGGCGCGATCTATATCCGCGCCGGGTCGGACCTCACGGCCGAGAATCCGGGCCTGGGCCTCAAGCCCGGCAGCGTGTACATGCGCTCGCTGGAGCCGGGCGTGGCCGAGGCGCTGCCCGCCCAGTACACCATTCCCACCCGCACGGTGACCGTCAAGGGCCAGCAGTGGATCGAGTGGCCCACCGACCCGCGCTTCCTGCCTGCCGGGCCGGACCAGAGCCTGCTCGCGCGGCTCAAGAGCCAGAACCTGACGCTGGTCTACCGCCCCTACGCCGACGACGCCGTGAAGAACGTGGGCGCCAACTGGCCCGACGTGCCCTTCATCGCCTTCACCGGCGACGAGGTGATCGGGGCGCGCACGCCCGAACTGCTCGCGCAGGTCAGCGAGCGCATGGGCAAGCGCATTCCGGCCATCATCGAGTCGAACCCGCAGCGCGGCCTGGACGACCTGGTGGCCGCGCACGGCGGCGCGCGCATGTTCGCGCTGAACCCCTCGTGGCAAAACCGCCTCGCGCCGCTGGACGTGGCGAGCAAGTACAACCTCGCCGCCCGCGAGCGCGGCATGCGCCTGATGTACCTGCGCCCCTACCCCACCATCAACGAGACCGAGGACATGCTGCGGCGCACCTCGGAACTGCTGCGGGCCTCGGGCGTGCGCGTGACCCAGCCGCAGATCACCTACTTCGAGCCGAGCACGCTGCTGCGCGCCCTGAGCATCGTCGGGCCGCTGGCCGCGCTGCTGCTGCTGGGCCTGAGCTTCCCGCTGCGCCGCCTGGGGCTGGCCGCCGCCGGCCTGAGCCTGCTGGTGGCCTTCGGCATGAACAAGTTCAGTCCCTTCGCGGGCGCGGCGCTCGTCGCGGCCGTGACCTTCCCGGCACTGGGGATGGTGCTGCGCCGCTCGCGGGTCAGCGACTGGTTCGTGGCGACGGGCCTGAGCCTGATGGGCGTGCTGTTCGTCTCGGCGCTGGGGGCCACCCACGACAGCACCCTGGGCCTGGACCCCTTCCGGGGCGTGGGCCTGACGCTGGTCCTGCCACTGGCCCTGGTCGCCGCGAGCTTCCTGCCGCGCCAGGACCTGCGCAAGACCGCGCACGACCTCTACAGCACGCCCATCCGCCTGGGCGACATCGCGGTGATGGGCCTGGGGCTGGCGGTGTTCGCGCTGGTGTTCCTGCGCCGGGGCAACACGACGAGCGGCGCGAGCGTCAGCGACACCGAGGCCGACATCCGCCGGGGGCTGCAAGACAGCATCATCCGCCCGCGCTTCAAGGAGATGGCCGCGCATCCCATCGGCCTGATCGGCCTGAGCGGCGTGCTGCCGGGCTACTTCAGCGCGCTGCTGGTGCTGGGCGGCGTGGTCGGGCAGGCCAGCATCCTGAACACCTTCTCGCACTTCCACACGCCGCTGCTCATCAGCGCGGCGCGCGCCTTCATCGGGCTGGGCGTGGGCCTGGTCGCCGGCCTGGTGCTGATTCAGGTCATCAAGCTGGCGCTGCGCCTGTGGAACACCTACGGCCGTCCCCCCGCCCAGGGCGCCGAGGTGCGCGCGTGA
- a CDS encoding acyl-ACP desaturase, whose product MADILPPNMLNERPQTPAGLLSNREKDRLIERGFLGLYRWYTARSQETRNWNADQSFDWRGMNKNLPPELITVLQGFFAVEQYAPDFTSNLVHLVRRSHGRSHFQLRWGSEEEKHADAWENAVLFSGQRSPAWIEEYKERLRAQTWELPFPDAIHNLVYTVFQERATQLNYLNMMKIAQGKSDRPHLAGVSDPVLAKVAQTIAVDEAAHYNFFLEGVRMYLYYYPEQTLDAVKNVIGQFSMPAATLIPDWQKFYETVYRAGIYGPRDFSRDVMQVAFRNLGIESRKALEEGIRKTREVPTFEGGNFGTTAIWDTFDYGMVEGDVRRLHVKIQDYEKGIGFDLYDPTEFVENPAVPRKTGQAADD is encoded by the coding sequence ATGGCCGACATCCTGCCTCCCAACATGTTGAACGAGCGTCCCCAGACGCCTGCCGGGTTGCTGAGCAACCGTGAAAAAGACCGCCTGATCGAACGCGGGTTCCTGGGCCTGTACCGCTGGTACACCGCCCGCAGCCAGGAAACGCGCAACTGGAACGCCGACCAGTCCTTCGACTGGCGCGGCATGAACAAGAACCTGCCGCCCGAACTGATCACGGTCCTCCAGGGCTTTTTCGCGGTCGAGCAGTACGCGCCCGACTTCACCTCCAACCTCGTGCACCTCGTGCGGCGTTCGCACGGCCGCAGCCACTTCCAGCTGCGCTGGGGCAGCGAGGAGGAAAAGCACGCCGACGCCTGGGAAAACGCCGTGCTGTTCAGCGGTCAGCGTAGCCCCGCCTGGATTGAGGAGTACAAGGAGCGCCTGCGCGCCCAGACCTGGGAACTGCCCTTTCCGGACGCCATCCACAACCTCGTGTACACCGTGTTCCAGGAGCGGGCCACCCAGCTCAACTACCTGAACATGATGAAGATCGCCCAGGGCAAGAGTGACCGGCCGCACCTCGCGGGCGTGAGCGACCCGGTGCTCGCCAAGGTCGCCCAGACCATCGCGGTGGACGAGGCGGCGCACTACAACTTCTTTCTCGAAGGCGTGCGGATGTACCTCTATTACTACCCCGAGCAGACGCTCGACGCCGTCAAGAACGTCATCGGGCAGTTCTCGATGCCCGCCGCGACGCTCATTCCCGACTGGCAGAAGTTCTACGAGACGGTGTACCGCGCCGGCATCTACGGCCCGCGCGACTTCTCGCGCGACGTGATGCAGGTGGCCTTCCGCAACCTCGGCATCGAGAGCCGCAAGGCGCTCGAAGAGGGCATCCGCAAGACGCGCGAGGTGCCGACCTTCGAGGGCGGGAACTTCGGGACCACCGCCATCTGGGACACCTTCGACTACGGCATGGTCGAGGGCGACGTCAGGCGCCTGCACGTCAAGATCCAGGACTACGAGAAGGGCATCGGCTTCGACCTGTACGACCCCACCGAGTTCGTCGAGAACCCGGCGGTGCCGCGCAAGACCGGTCAGGCCGCCGACGACTGA
- a CDS encoding beta strand repeat-containing protein, with protein sequence MKGSTKFISLMVALAAGVAAAAPTPNTTNTQAGVAITNQATASFTDPTTNAAATSASNTVSTTVLALPSFDVVYDDGTADGNTLANTPKVVTGAVPGQVVTTDYDIVNNGNTALTVTLRPNTTGSATGLDVKYLDASGKALTPNADGSYTIALPAGAGGVVKFSQQLTVPSGAPANATYGASPEASVTGTGTAAGQNGVPTGSTLYENQTVNAGAVVNTPAQGADLQFVKITTFQPNLVGSPNIANPTNPVGPDGTTTATPPAQGNASVPTVTPGTANQPNPTNPVTTAYPSTPSNPSDPTSGGTPIVVDAQGNRQVAYPKADNDNPSTDPTTGQTNDKAGTPDVIIFTNDLKNNSTTTSDTVQLFPAGPDGLLLAGTTYNASTGVFTLPNGVQVRFLGPTTGAPIPVAPGALYPTVTVPAGGTVIYRTEVTLPDPDDSSRIDPISVIVGADSLKDADVQADATSTDIINSAAAQFGDSTDGTLGAAPTPAPVQQVVPGANTTTNINTGNAADNVAVFPMDVANMGAYNDSFTLSATVTNLPAGATITYVDSTGAALPTNGAGNFVTPVVAAGSEIKVYAVITVPDGTAAGTYTVSQKAVGNYSTITMTDLNDAIQVGAVGNVVVAKFTQDGTTAAGATPQKGINNPSGYTAGNTTVLPTKNIVYRIIGKNNFNTAVSGFALNDTVPANTTFQAASLTVNNAAVSKVIYKVGNGNWSTTAPSTGAAAGTVIAVAADVNGDNQPDALPANSTMELTFTVTVN encoded by the coding sequence ATGAAAGGAAGCACGAAGTTCATCTCCCTGATGGTGGCCCTGGCGGCCGGTGTGGCGGCGGCGGCCCCCACGCCCAACACCACCAACACCCAGGCCGGCGTGGCCATCACCAACCAGGCGACCGCGTCGTTCACGGACCCCACCACCAACGCCGCCGCGACCTCGGCCTCCAACACCGTCTCCACGACCGTGCTGGCGCTGCCGAGCTTCGACGTGGTCTACGACGACGGCACGGCCGACGGCAACACCCTGGCCAACACCCCCAAGGTCGTCACGGGCGCGGTTCCCGGCCAGGTCGTGACCACCGACTACGACATCGTCAACAACGGCAACACTGCCCTGACCGTGACCCTGCGTCCCAACACGACCGGCAGCGCCACGGGCCTCGACGTGAAGTACCTCGACGCCAGCGGCAAGGCCCTGACGCCCAACGCCGACGGCAGCTACACCATCGCGCTGCCCGCCGGTGCCGGCGGCGTCGTCAAGTTCAGCCAGCAGCTCACGGTGCCGAGCGGTGCCCCGGCCAACGCCACCTACGGCGCTTCGCCCGAGGCCTCGGTCACGGGGACCGGCACGGCCGCCGGCCAGAACGGCGTGCCCACCGGCAGCACCCTGTACGAAAACCAGACGGTGAACGCCGGCGCGGTCGTGAACACCCCGGCCCAGGGCGCGGACCTCCAGTTCGTCAAGATCACCACCTTCCAGCCGAACCTGGTGGGCAGCCCCAACATCGCCAACCCGACCAACCCGGTCGGCCCCGACGGCACGACGACCGCCACCCCGCCGGCCCAGGGCAATGCCAGCGTGCCGACGGTGACGCCGGGTACGGCCAACCAGCCCAACCCCACCAACCCGGTCACGACCGCCTACCCCTCGACCCCCAGCAACCCGAGCGACCCCACCTCGGGCGGCACGCCCATCGTGGTGGACGCCCAGGGCAACCGTCAGGTCGCCTACCCCAAGGCCGACAACGACAACCCCTCGACTGACCCCACGACCGGTCAGACCAATGACAAGGCCGGCACGCCCGACGTCATCATCTTCACCAACGACCTGAAGAACAACAGCACGACCACGAGCGACACCGTGCAGCTGTTCCCCGCCGGCCCGGACGGCCTGCTGCTGGCCGGCACCACCTACAACGCCTCGACCGGCGTGTTCACGCTGCCCAACGGCGTTCAGGTCCGGTTCCTCGGGCCGACGACCGGCGCGCCGATCCCGGTGGCCCCGGGGGCCCTGTACCCCACGGTCACGGTCCCGGCCGGCGGCACGGTGATCTACCGCACCGAAGTCACCCTGCCCGACCCCGACGACTCCTCGCGCATCGATCCCATCAGCGTGATCGTGGGCGCCGACTCGCTCAAGGACGCCGACGTTCAGGCCGACGCGACCTCCACCGACATCATCAACTCGGCGGCCGCGCAGTTCGGTGACAGCACCGACGGCACGCTGGGCGCGGCGCCGACCCCGGCCCCGGTCCAGCAGGTCGTGCCCGGCGCGAACACCACGACCAACATCAACACCGGCAACGCGGCCGACAACGTCGCCGTCTTCCCGATGGACGTCGCCAACATGGGCGCCTACAACGACAGCTTCACCCTGTCGGCCACCGTGACGAACCTCCCGGCCGGCGCGACCATCACCTACGTCGACTCGACCGGCGCGGCCCTGCCCACCAACGGCGCGGGCAACTTCGTGACCCCGGTCGTGGCTGCGGGCAGCGAGATCAAGGTCTACGCCGTCATCACGGTGCCAGACGGCACGGCGGCGGGCACCTACACGGTCAGCCAGAAGGCGGTGGGCAACTACAGCACCATCACCATGACCGACCTCAACGACGCCATCCAGGTGGGCGCAGTGGGGAACGTGGTTGTCGCCAAGTTCACCCAGGACGGCACGACGGCGGCCGGGGCCACCCCCCAGAAGGGCATCAACAACCCCAGCGGCTACACGGCCGGCAACACCACGGTGCTGCCCACCAAGAACATCGTCTACCGCATCATCGGCAAGAACAACTTCAACACGGCCGTCTCGGGCTTCGCCCTGAACGACACGGTGCCGGCGAACACCACCTTCCAGGCGGCCAGCCTGACCGTCAACAACGCGGCCGTGAGCAAGGTCATCTACAAGGTCGGCAACGGTAACTGGTCGACGACCGCCCCCAGCACGGGCGCGGCGGCCGGCACGGTCATCGCCGTCGCGGCGGACGTCAACGGCGACAACCAGCCCGACGCCCTGCCCGCCAACTCCACGATGGAACTGACCTTCACCGTCACGGTGAACTGA